The window TCGCCACGCAAACGGCAAACCGGCGATCACGAAGCTGGCCAGTGCGATCAGCGTCATGCTAACGATCGCAATGTTGGTCCAGTTGGATCGCCGAATACCGCCGAGCAGCAGCAACGTTGTCGCGACCACTGCACCAATGGCCAACGGCACGATCCAGTCGTCATGATCGAATTGGAAAAGTTGCAACGCGTATCCGGCAAAACCCAAGGCGGCGGTGGCGGCGGAAGCAGACTTGGCACACAAAAACATCCAGCCCGCCGTGAATCCCATCGAAGGTGTCAGCCAGCGGTAGCCGTATTCGTAGGTGCCACCACTGACGGGGTGAGCCGCCGCCAATTGAGCGCTGCTCAGGCCGTTGAAGGTGGCGACCAACCCAGCGACGAGAATCGCGAGCACGACTGACGGACCGGTGATTCCGGCCGCGATTCCGATGCTGACAAAGACGCCCGTGCCAACGATGGATCCCAGTCCCATCATCATCGCACCAAACAGGCCGACGTCACGTCGAAGTTTCGCAGGCTCGGAAGGGTTGTTCGGTCGCGAGTCAGTGTTCATGAGGACGTGCGGGAGAATCGAAGAGAAGTGGTGCGAGCGGCGAGTGTATCGAGTGAGAGCGCGAAGAGGGGGCGAACAAATGCCGTCGCTCCGCGACTGGGGGACTTGGTGTGATGGGCGGCTGACCTTGGGTTGAAAACCCGAGGCTTTCGGATTTCGTCGCTCCGCGACTGGTTGTGGGTGTCCGGATGGTTGAGCAACCGCGGAGCGGTGACAGGCGGCGAGCGATGAGCTGGGGGCGGATTGAAAAAGTGAAATTGTAAATTGTAAAGTTCGGGCGGCTGAGGCGATGACGGGGCACGGATCGGATGGGAACGGCGTCGCGCATGCCGCTTGAGCCTCCTTGATACGGCCTACTTGGTTTGGATGTGATGCCTGAATCTTGGGTGGCGACGAACAGGAAAACCAAGGCCACCTCAGGTGATAGCAGTCGTAGGCCGGACCGGAACGTAGTGGAGTTCCGGCAGGATGAAGTTGCCTTTGTTGGGACTTGTGCTGTTGCCGTAGCTGCGTCCCGTTGGTCCTTGATACGGCCTACTTGGCTAGGGAGCTGTTTTATGGCGGTGGCCGGGTTGGTTTGTTGCCGTTCGACCTCCCCTCGCTTTGCTCGAACATTCTGCCAGGATGGTGAAGTTGATTGCAGTCGTAGGCCGGACCGGAACGCAGTGGAGTTCCGGCAGGATGAGGTTGCCATTGGTTGGACTCGTGCTGCTGCCGTAGCTGCGTTCCGTTGGTCCTTGATACGACCTACTTGGCGGCGTTGGTTTGATACCGCTGGGCCTTCGCTCGCTTTGCTCGAACATTCTGCCAGGATGGTGAAGGTGATGGCAGTCGTAGGCCGGACCGGAACGCAGTGGAGTTCCGGCAGGATGAAGTGCCTTTGTTGGGACTCGTGCTGTTGCCGTAGCTGCGTCCCGTTGGTCCTTGATACGGCCTACTTGGCTGGGTTGGTTTGTTGCCGATCGACCTTCGCTCGCTTTGCTCGAACATTCTACCAGGATGGTGAAGGTGATGGCTGCTGTAGGCCGGACCGGAACGCAGTGGAGTTCCGGCAGGGTGAAGTTGCCTTTGTTGGGACTTGTGCTGCTGCCGTAGCTGCGTTCCGTTGGTCCTTGATACGGCCTACTTGGCGGCGTTGAGATTTCTGATCCGCTAGACTTAATCCCTTGCAAAATTACTTTCAAACATGCACGACACTCCGTCGCCCATGTATCTGTTGTGCGACCTAGCCGTATCCCATGCCCGACGATCTTCCATCGACTCCACGTGAAGCGTACCAACGAATCATCGACCAGCTTGTTGATCGGACGCCGGGAGTCACCGCAAAGCGTATCATCGCTGGCGACTCGCTCGCTGATGCTGACCCGGATACCGCCGCTGCTTTCACCGAATTTGCGGCATCACTATCGCAATCCCAACGCGAGGTTTTAGCCCAACTCTGCATCGCACAACGTCACGGTGCCATTCACGACACCTTGGCTGCATTGTCATGGTGGATAGATTGCGGCGGCGTTTCCCTTCGATACAACGACTCGGACATGCCTGTTGACATTAGCGGCATGGGGCTACACGGCGACTACGTTGGGCGCGGTCAGGGCTGGGATTGGCCGGATGATGATTGATACATCACCGGCAGTTCACCGTGCGTACAACTATTTAGGATTTGGGGTCAGCGAGGTACGAGCCTGAACCCAAATCCTTGTTCAAGGCGAGTCGCTTTGCGGTGGGGACACTCCGGCGATGGTTCCCTAGTGGTTTTGTCCGCTGCGGCGTGCCCTGGCGAAGGGCTTTGTGCGAGGTTCGGTTCGGCGCGGTGGTTTGGGCAGCCGCTCTGGAAACGCAGAACGGTGTTTTGAATCGGGCAAGGGCGTTGATCGGCTGTTGGAATCGTGTGCCGGGATGCGTTTCGTGGCAGGTTTATGCGATGGGCGCGCAGGGGCAGCGGCGTCACCGATCAGATGACTTTGAAAGCGACGTGTTATTGGAGCGACGATCTGGATCATGGCGGCGCTCTGGCTGGTTGCGGCAAAGTTGTCGTGGCAGGGGTGTAGCCCAGGTTGATCATCGGGCCGCCGCAGTTGGGGCACTGCATCGCGACCGGTTCCGCCATCACGATCTGCTGGCTGCAAGCCAGTTCGTATTGACGCTCCAGTGAGACAGCGACCAACCAGCGAACCTCCTCGAGGGATCGCTTGCTGCGCGCGTTGGCGAATCCGTAGTGACGCACACGATGAAAGCCAGCCGGCAACACGTGCTGGAGCCAACGGCGAATGAACTCTTCCACACGCATCTGCATCGGCTTGTATTGACGCGTTCCGCTGCGTTTGACTTGCAGCGTCAAGCTGGCTTCTTCGAGCGAAGTCGATTCGTCGCACTGCGTGACGCGTCGATTGGCCACCGCACCTCGCATCACGTACGGGGCCAAGTACGCGACCGCGAATTCGCCGCTGCCGACCGCTTCGCTGTCGACGACGAAGCGTCCCTTCCAGACATCATCGGGGATCGAATCAAAGTACGATTCGGATCGCAGTTTGTCTTTCAGCTTTCCGCGAAACAACCTCTCCAGAATCTGCTCGGGCACGAACACACTGGCGCGACTGCTTTGCCAGACTCCGCCAGCGTCGATGCCGCCGGCGGGCACCACGACGTGAACGTGCGGGTGGTAACCCAGGTCACGTCCCCACGTGTGCAGCACGCTGGTGAATCCCGTTTCGCTCACGCCGACATGTCGCGGGTTGGTCGCTGCTTGCTGAAGTGCCTGAGCTGCCGCACTCATCATGGCGACGTAGAGGACCTTGGGGTGAGCCATCGCAAACTCGCGTAATCCGGCTGGCAACGTGAACGTGATTAGAAAGTACTGGCACGGCAACAGGTTTTCTTGAACACTGGCGAGCCACTGTTGCTGACGCTGGTGCTGGCACGCTGGGCAGTGCCGATTGCAGCACGAGCGAGGCACATGAGTGACCTCACCGCAACCGGAGCAGGCATACTGGATCGTGCCCAGAGAATCTTCCCGGCACGCCATCACGGCGCGGAGGACCTTCTTCTGTTGGGCGGTCATTCGTGTTCCATGCTTCGCGATGTACTGGTCGCCATAGCGTTTCAAGACCATTGAAACGCCTTTCATGAAAGGCCTTGCTCGGCGACGTCCCCGTTCATGATCTGAGCGACGATCTGCCTGGCTCTTTCGTCACCCAGGCGTGTCAGGTGGAGGTAAACCTCGGTTGCTTGCAAGTTCTTGTGTCCGAGGTAGCCTTGCAGAACCTTGAGGTTGACTCCGGCGTCCAGCATCGCGGTGGCGTAGGAATGCCTCAGTGTGTGCGGAGTCAATCCGGAGTCTTGCCAGCCCAGCGACTCGGTGACTTTCGTGAACCCACGCTGGATCGTCCTGGCACTGATGGGTTGGTCAGCCTTCGACGCCGGAGTGTTTCTCTGCGTCGCCGGAAACAACCAGTTTGGATTGCGATGGGTTGCCCAGTGGGCACGAAACGCATCGAGGGTAGCTTGAGGCAGTGGGACTTCGCGTTGCCGGTGTCCTTTGGTGGTGCAAACGCGGAGCATCATTCGATCGGCGTCCACGTCTTGGGGTCGCAAGTGGCGAACGTCGACGCCACGGAGTCCGCAGGAGTACATGGCTCGAAAGATGACTTGCAGATGGGACGCCACGGTGGCGTCAATGAGTTGCCAGCATCGCTCGGGTACCAAGACCATTGGGAGCGTGTTGGACTTGGGGAAACGGATTGCTTGCAGAGTTGGGCCAGTCGCGAGGAACGGTCACGCGAAAGAAGAATTTCAATGCTCCGACGATCGGCCGCATCGAACCGAGCTGCAGTTGCTGTCTTCGCAGCAAGACATACTGCCGGACCTGTGCTTCGGAGAGTTTTTCCGGGGAGCAAGCGAAGTGCTCAGCCAAGTGGGCGATGGCATTGCGGTAGCAGGCGATGGTGCTGGGTTGCTTTCCGCTGAGCAGCAAGTCTTCTCGAAACCGCTTGGCGAGGTCAGAGTGAAAGCGAGCGAGCGTGGCCTTTTTTTGAAGTCATCGTCGAGTTCCTGACGAGGGAGTGAAGTGAAAGACAGGAGACACCATAGTCACCGAAGCAGTCTCCACCCCAACCCCGCCGCAAAGCGGCTCACTTGAACATGG of the Rhodopirellula baltica SH 1 genome contains:
- a CDS encoding DUF6547 family protein, whose amino-acid sequence is MPDDLPSTPREAYQRIIDQLVDRTPGVTAKRIIAGDSLADADPDTAAAFTEFAASLSQSQREVLAQLCIAQRHGAIHDTLAALSWWIDCGGVSLRYNDSDMPVDISGMGLHGDYVGRGQGWDWPDDD
- a CDS encoding tyrosine-type recombinase/integrase, encoding MASHLQVIFRAMYSCGLRGVDVRHLRPQDVDADRMMLRVCTTKGHRQREVPLPQATLDAFRAHWATHRNPNWLFPATQRNTPASKADQPISARTIQRGFTKVTESLGWQDSGLTPHTLRHSYATAMLDAGVNLKVLQGYLGHKNLQATEVYLHLTRLGDERARQIVAQIMNGDVAEQGLS
- a CDS encoding phage integrase N-terminal SAM-like domain-containing protein; this encodes MLLSGKQPSTIACYRNAIAHLAEHFACSPEKLSEAQVRQYVLLRRQQLQLGSMRPIVGALKFFFRVTVPRDWPNSASNPFPQVQHAPNGLGTRAMLATH
- a CDS encoding IS91 family transposase yields the protein MKGVSMVLKRYGDQYIAKHGTRMTAQQKKVLRAVMACREDSLGTIQYACSGCGEVTHVPRSCCNRHCPACQHQRQQQWLASVQENLLPCQYFLITFTLPAGLREFAMAHPKVLYVAMMSAAAQALQQAATNPRHVGVSETGFTSVLHTWGRDLGYHPHVHVVVPAGGIDAGGVWQSSRASVFVPEQILERLFRGKLKDKLRSESYFDSIPDDVWKGRFVVDSEAVGSGEFAVAYLAPYVMRGAVANRRVTQCDESTSLEEASLTLQVKRSGTRQYKPMQMRVEEFIRRWLQHVLPAGFHRVRHYGFANARSKRSLEEVRWLVAVSLERQYELACSQQIVMAEPVAMQCPNCGGPMINLGYTPATTTLPQPARAPP